In a genomic window of Deinococcus aquiradiocola:
- a CDS encoding phosphotransferase enzyme family protein — protein sequence MGGAARDGSGREHPGLIVPGLLRACADAFGADGAPVTLVNAGVNAVYRAGHVALRCCREAGVQDVPGVRHVREGELTLPLLWLEHLHAHGAPVCRPLRTPDGGAVRRVPPGWLVTATGWVDGPRLSDLPFTPARARELGRSVGQLHLASATFRPPPGQAHPFARWTDHWDRASGGAARDPVIRAAHARLGPLVHAWAVEDAVVTHGDLRPGNVILDAGGSCVVIDFDEPVVGPAALDLARAAMEALLARRADAGALVAALLAGYREVRPLGHAWDARITALVDARAVLMAAWSLEDGRAGPGSGSGQVVSVPALSAWLSRDA from the coding sequence GTGGGCGGCGCGGCGCGTGACGGCTCGGGGCGGGAACACCCTGGACTGATCGTGCCGGGCCTGCTGCGGGCCTGCGCGGACGCGTTCGGGGCGGACGGCGCGCCCGTCACGCTGGTGAATGCCGGGGTGAACGCCGTGTACCGGGCAGGGCATGTCGCACTGCGCTGCTGCCGGGAGGCGGGCGTGCAGGACGTGCCCGGCGTCCGTCACGTACGCGAGGGGGAACTCACCCTGCCGCTTCTGTGGCTGGAACACCTGCACGCGCACGGCGCGCCGGTCTGCCGCCCGCTCCGCACCCCGGACGGTGGGGCGGTGCGGCGCGTCCCGCCCGGCTGGCTGGTGACGGCGACCGGCTGGGTGGACGGCCCGCGCCTGTCGGACCTGCCGTTCACGCCCGCCCGCGCCCGGGAGCTGGGCCGCAGCGTCGGGCAGCTGCACCTCGCGTCGGCCACCTTCAGGCCGCCGCCCGGCCAGGCGCACCCCTTCGCGCGCTGGACGGACCACTGGGATCGTGCGTCAGGAGGCGCGGCGCGCGACCCCGTGATCCGCGCCGCGCACGCCCGGCTCGGGCCGCTCGTGCACGCCTGGGCGGTCGAGGACGCCGTCGTCACGCACGGCGACCTGCGTCCCGGCAACGTGATCTTGGACGCGGGCGGGAGCTGCGTCGTGATCGACTTCGACGAACCGGTCGTCGGTCCTGCCGCGCTCGACCTCGCGCGGGCCGCGATGGAGGCCCTGCTGGCACGGCGCGCCGACGCGGGCGCTCTGGTAGCCGCGCTGCTGGCCGGGTACCGCGAGGTCCGGCCGCTCGGACACGCGTGGGACGCGCGGATCACGGCACTCGTGGACGCCCGCGCCGTCCTGATGGCCGCGTGGAGCCTGGAGGACGGCCGGGCCGGACCGGGAAGCGGGAGCGGGCAGGTGGTGAGCGTCCCCGCCCTGAGCGCGTGGCTGAGCCGCGACGCCTGA
- a CDS encoding enoyl-CoA hydratase/isomerase family protein, whose protein sequence is MTMFEEYEFRTLQIDQHGPLAVLTVNRQSALNALNGETLSELAQVTDIVAENAEIAALIITGAGDKAFVAGADISELAQLEGVFAGREMALAGQDVMHGIASLPIPTIAAINGYALGGGLELALACDVRVAAKTARVGLPEVTLGLLPGFGGTQRLSRLIGAGRALDMMLTARQVGAEEALAMGLVNYVADNPLQKAREVAETMLKNAPIALSLVKEAVRRGLDTTLELGLEIEADMFGMTVATQDFKEGTQAFLDKRKANFKGE, encoded by the coding sequence ATGACCATGTTCGAGGAATACGAGTTCAGAACCCTGCAGATCGACCAGCACGGCCCGCTCGCCGTGCTCACCGTGAACCGCCAGAGCGCCCTGAACGCCCTGAACGGCGAGACGCTCTCCGAACTCGCGCAGGTGACCGACATCGTCGCCGAGAACGCCGAGATCGCCGCCCTCATCATCACGGGCGCGGGCGACAAGGCCTTCGTCGCGGGCGCCGACATCTCCGAACTCGCGCAGCTGGAAGGCGTCTTCGCGGGCCGTGAGATGGCGCTCGCCGGGCAGGACGTCATGCACGGCATCGCGTCGCTGCCCATCCCGACCATCGCGGCCATCAACGGGTACGCGCTTGGCGGCGGACTGGAACTCGCGCTCGCCTGCGACGTGCGCGTCGCCGCGAAGACCGCCCGCGTCGGCCTGCCCGAAGTGACGCTCGGCCTGCTGCCCGGCTTCGGCGGCACGCAGCGCCTCTCACGCCTGATCGGGGCGGGCCGCGCGCTCGACATGATGCTCACGGCCCGCCAGGTGGGCGCCGAGGAGGCCCTCGCGATGGGCCTCGTGAACTACGTGGCCGACAACCCCCTCCAGAAGGCGCGCGAGGTGGCCGAAACCATGCTCAAGAACGCTCCCATCGCCCTGTCCCTCGTGAAGGAAGCGGTGCGGCGCGGCCTGGACACCACCCTGGAACTCGGCCTGGAGATCGAGGCGGACATGTTCGGCATGACGGTCGCCACGCAGGACTTCAAGGAAGGCACGCAGGCCTTCCTCGACAAGCGCAAGGCGAACTTCAAGGGCGAGTGA
- the hisG gene encoding ATP phosphoribosyltransferase has protein sequence MTSPTPITLALPKGRIFEESVALLAQAGLPITLPEKSRALQWQMGHVTLLELRNQDVPVYVDLGIADAGIVGKDVLAESGRAIYEPLDLNFSHCRLSLIREVGATGPVQRVASKYPRLTAAYLLERGLSAEIVKLSGNIELACLTGLSDAVVDLVQTGSTLRANHLEELEVILRSSARLVVNRTSLKLKRQELRPLIERLRDLTAPAARTDARTGD, from the coding sequence ATGACGTCCCCCACTCCGATCACGCTCGCGCTCCCGAAGGGCCGCATCTTCGAGGAGAGCGTCGCGCTGCTCGCGCAGGCGGGCCTGCCCATCACGCTGCCCGAGAAGAGCCGTGCCCTGCAGTGGCAGATGGGGCACGTCACGCTGCTGGAACTGCGGAATCAGGACGTGCCGGTGTACGTGGACCTGGGCATCGCGGACGCAGGCATCGTCGGCAAGGACGTGCTGGCCGAGTCGGGCCGCGCCATCTACGAGCCGCTCGACCTGAACTTCTCGCACTGCCGCCTCTCGCTGATCCGCGAGGTGGGCGCGACGGGCCCGGTGCAGCGCGTGGCGAGCAAGTACCCGCGCCTGACGGCCGCGTACCTGCTGGAGCGCGGCCTGAGTGCCGAGATCGTGAAGCTGAGCGGGAACATCGAACTGGCATGCCTGACGGGCCTGTCGGACGCCGTGGTGGACCTCGTGCAGACGGGCAGCACCCTGCGCGCCAACCACCTGGAGGAACTGGAGGTGATCCTGCGGTCCAGCGCGCGACTCGTGGTGAACCGCACGTCCCTGAAACTGAAGCGGCAGGAACTGCGCCCGCTCATCGAGCGGCTGCGTGACCTGACCGCGCCCGCCGCGCGGACGGACGCCCGGACGGGCGACTGA
- a CDS encoding phosphohydrolase: MQELTGRTGQRTIEFATPRAKLIEALGAAIREDLRDYPLATAAFEALIRDPEALACWDMANYITMRKLGYNDHGRVHAFVTGASSLAILELLLEGGVRPDLIESGIGDEGDVFLVVLLSTMLHDIGNQVHRAGHEQHGVHLARPIIDRILEPLYPDVFKRTKVRAFILHGINCHDLNPPPLTVEGGIVAVADGTDITKGRGRKAFSLGSVDIHSISALAVDQVVITRGDSKPVLIDVTMNNSGGIFQVEEVLAPKVIRTPLSRYVELRARTRPQGDEQIVSSVRLEGDHFVMNLEDGERASVEVNDSQKRVRDAVAGSLDVHSETR; encoded by the coding sequence ATGCAGGAACTGACGGGCCGCACCGGTCAGCGCACCATCGAGTTCGCCACGCCGCGTGCCAAGCTCATCGAGGCGCTCGGCGCGGCCATCCGCGAGGACCTGCGCGACTACCCGCTCGCCACGGCCGCCTTCGAGGCGCTCATCCGCGACCCGGAAGCGCTCGCGTGCTGGGACATGGCGAACTACATCACCATGCGCAAGCTCGGGTACAACGACCACGGGCGCGTGCACGCCTTCGTGACCGGCGCGTCCAGCCTCGCCATCCTCGAACTGCTGCTGGAGGGCGGCGTGCGCCCCGACCTGATCGAGAGCGGCATCGGCGACGAGGGCGACGTGTTCCTCGTGGTGCTGCTGTCCACCATGCTGCACGACATCGGCAACCAGGTGCACCGCGCCGGGCACGAGCAGCACGGCGTGCACCTCGCGCGGCCCATCATCGACCGCATCCTAGAGCCGCTGTACCCGGACGTGTTCAAACGCACGAAGGTGCGCGCCTTCATCCTGCACGGCATCAACTGCCACGACCTGAACCCGCCGCCGCTCACGGTGGAGGGCGGCATCGTCGCTGTCGCCGACGGGACCGACATCACCAAGGGCCGCGGCCGCAAGGCCTTCTCGCTCGGCTCGGTGGACATTCACAGCATCTCGGCGCTGGCGGTGGATCAGGTCGTCATCACGCGCGGCGACAGCAAGCCCGTGCTGATCGACGTGACCATGAACAACTCCGGCGGGATCTTCCAGGTGGAGGAGGTGCTCGCCCCGAAGGTGATCCGCACGCCGCTCAGCCGTTACGTGGAGCTGCGCGCCCGCACGCGCCCGCAGGGCGACGAGCAGATCGTGAGTTCCGTGCGGCTGGAAGGGGATCACTTCGTGATGAACCTCGAGGACGGCGAGCGGGCCAGCGTGGAGGTCAACGACTCGCAGAAGCGCGTGCGGGACGCGGTGGCGGGCAGCCTCGACGTTCACAGCGAGACCCGCTGA
- a CDS encoding ATP phosphoribosyltransferase regulatory subunit, translated as MILPQGTRDVLPPEWAWREHLRNRVAAHFGTWGYQGVELPALELQDPHHPQDARAFKLIDRGGEVLALRSEFTTAVQRLVRLRYPAGPFPLRLQYGGRLWLRSQASELGRLREFTQLGVELIGVDTPQADAELLALSLSTLEAVGVRAHLEVGHPGFLDALLEDAGLPDPLRAQLHEVLDRKSGPDLGALIRTHSLGADLERTLNVVLDLYGGPEVLAAARSLPLGDRARSALDHLGRVADLFGPERLLFDLGMSRRYQYYSGFTFRAYADGSPRQILGGGRYEAEGGLGGAGFAVGLERLTEVAARHLPPEPEVVLALDAGGAQYARAQGLIAEGCWTDDRTELARYAAQRGIRRGARGHELADLDVLLGPDAAAGGQA; from the coding sequence ATGATCCTGCCCCAGGGGACGAGAGACGTCCTGCCGCCCGAGTGGGCGTGGCGGGAGCATCTGCGCAACCGGGTCGCGGCGCACTTCGGAACGTGGGGCTACCAGGGCGTGGAACTGCCCGCGCTGGAACTGCAGGACCCGCATCACCCGCAGGACGCGCGGGCCTTCAAGCTCATCGACCGGGGCGGCGAGGTGCTGGCCCTGCGGAGCGAGTTCACGACGGCCGTGCAGCGCCTCGTGCGGCTGCGCTACCCGGCCGGGCCGTTCCCGCTGCGGCTGCAGTACGGCGGGCGCCTGTGGCTGCGCTCGCAGGCGAGCGAACTCGGGCGGCTGCGGGAGTTCACGCAGCTGGGCGTGGAACTGATCGGGGTGGACACCCCGCAGGCCGACGCGGAACTCCTCGCGCTGAGCCTCAGCACCCTGGAGGCGGTCGGCGTGCGCGCGCACCTGGAGGTCGGGCACCCCGGCTTCCTGGACGCGCTGCTGGAGGACGCTGGCCTGCCGGACCCGCTGCGCGCGCAGCTGCACGAAGTGCTGGACCGCAAGAGCGGCCCGGACCTGGGCGCGCTGATCCGCACGCACTCGCTCGGCGCGGACCTGGAACGCACCCTGAACGTCGTGCTGGACCTGTACGGCGGCCCGGAGGTGCTCGCGGCGGCCCGCTCGCTGCCGCTGGGGGACCGGGCGCGCTCGGCGCTGGATCACCTGGGGCGCGTCGCGGACCTGTTCGGGCCGGAGCGGCTGCTGTTCGACCTGGGCATGTCGCGCCGCTACCAGTACTACTCGGGCTTCACGTTCCGGGCGTACGCGGACGGCTCGCCCCGCCAGATCCTGGGCGGCGGGCGCTACGAGGCGGAAGGCGGGCTGGGCGGCGCGGGCTTCGCGGTGGGCCTGGAGCGCCTGACGGAGGTCGCGGCGCGGCACCTGCCGCCCGAACCGGAAGTGGTGCTGGCGCTGGACGCGGGCGGCGCGCAGTACGCGCGGGCGCAGGGCCTGATCGCGGAGGGCTGCTGGACGGACGACCGAACGGAACTCGCCCGGTACGCCGCGCAGCGCGGCATCCGGCGAGGCGCGCGCGGGCACGAGCTGGCAGACCTGGACGTGCTGCTCGGGCCGGACGCGGCGGCAGGAGGTCAGGCATGA
- a CDS encoding G8 domain-containing protein: protein MLKPLLACTLALLLASCGGGSSTAPTTPTAGTPTTGTPTTGTPTAPTPAPAPVPPSVPAPTARWSDPASWPGGKVPVQGDRVSVPAGVSMLLDVSPPALAGLTVPGGSALTFADTGDLTLSTDWIMLEGTLTIGTEAAPYTHRATITLTDATPGEDVMGMGDRVLGVMGGHLELHGQKRLPWTRLAQTARAGSSTLTLDTPPDWQQGDLIALASTDYDPAQSEQAVVRSVSGRTVTLAQPLTNTHWGDREQAPLQAVDERAEVGLLSRNVLVQSGDDSVTSGRGGHVMVMTGGTARIEGTELNRMGQRNTLRRYPLHFHMLGSASGSYLRDSSLHDLYNRCVTVHGTNDLTVSGNVAYGTTGHCFFMEDGAETGNTFSGNLAMRVRAPDSKLGETPLLTSDKTPAGYWITNPANTFTGNVAAGVDGTGFWYALPEHPTGLSAAAGANTWPRRTPLGTFSGNVAHSATRGLNVDNGNQADGSSTEVMSYRPRTTPADSRSAPVQATFRDFTAFKNRDRGVWLRGDTQLLQGGTLADNAVGVTFAAQDTASDGTLLVGETSNAGHPPSWEATGDGGRSLPRPWDATFPIRGFEFYDGTVEVRNATLARFTPTAQRGASGLGYNRRNPFSLSPQNAASGLKWLDASNRVLLEDPTPGKDGDLAAAFLDRDGSVTGTPGRTVVASNPLLTPGCTRTAAWNASVCAGPFLRLWFSSVSGEKPGTVTVTGAGGQVSLVGTPSAGTSYSTTLPVGGRYALGLPRINHLRLGLEQLKPGQSLRVDLPYTGTPYLYRDWWVDARNALKQVDAAALDATQGDAYALSGGTLSLKLMVKPTEQAAEVELCTTPLCQ, encoded by the coding sequence ATGCTCAAGCCGCTGCTGGCCTGCACCCTCGCCCTGCTCCTCGCATCCTGCGGTGGCGGGAGCAGCACCGCCCCCACCACACCCACTGCCGGTACGCCCACCACCGGCACTCCGACGACGGGCACCCCCACCGCCCCGACCCCGGCGCCCGCCCCGGTCCCGCCGAGCGTCCCCGCCCCCACCGCCCGCTGGAGCGACCCCGCCAGCTGGCCCGGCGGGAAGGTCCCCGTGCAGGGCGACAGGGTCAGCGTGCCCGCGGGCGTCAGCATGCTGCTCGACGTGAGCCCGCCCGCCCTCGCGGGCCTCACCGTCCCCGGCGGCAGCGCCCTCACCTTCGCGGACACGGGCGACCTGACCCTCAGCACCGACTGGATCATGCTGGAAGGCACCCTGACGATCGGCACCGAGGCCGCGCCCTACACGCACCGCGCCACCATCACCCTCACGGACGCCACGCCCGGCGAGGACGTGATGGGCATGGGCGACCGCGTGCTCGGCGTGATGGGCGGCCACCTCGAACTGCACGGCCAGAAACGCCTCCCCTGGACGCGCCTCGCCCAGACGGCCCGCGCGGGCAGCAGCACCCTGACGCTCGACACGCCGCCCGACTGGCAGCAGGGCGACCTGATCGCGCTGGCCAGCACCGACTACGACCCCGCGCAGAGCGAGCAGGCCGTCGTCCGCAGCGTCTCCGGGCGCACCGTGACGCTCGCGCAGCCGCTCACGAACACCCACTGGGGCGACCGCGAGCAGGCGCCGCTGCAGGCCGTCGACGAGCGCGCCGAGGTGGGCCTCCTGAGCCGCAACGTCCTCGTGCAGTCCGGCGACGACAGCGTGACCAGCGGCCGGGGCGGGCACGTCATGGTCATGACCGGCGGCACGGCCCGCATCGAAGGGACCGAACTGAACCGCATGGGCCAGCGCAACACCCTGCGCCGCTATCCGCTGCACTTCCACATGCTGGGCAGCGCGTCCGGGTCGTACCTGCGGGACAGCAGCCTGCACGACCTGTACAACCGCTGCGTGACCGTGCACGGCACGAACGACCTCACCGTGAGCGGCAACGTCGCGTACGGCACGACCGGCCACTGCTTCTTCATGGAGGACGGCGCCGAGACCGGCAACACCTTCAGCGGCAACCTCGCCATGCGCGTCCGCGCGCCCGACAGCAAACTCGGCGAGACGCCGCTCCTCACGAGCGACAAGACGCCCGCCGGGTACTGGATCACCAACCCCGCCAACACCTTCACCGGCAACGTCGCCGCAGGCGTGGACGGCACCGGCTTCTGGTACGCCCTGCCGGAACACCCCACCGGCCTCAGCGCCGCCGCCGGAGCGAACACGTGGCCGCGCCGCACCCCGCTCGGCACCTTCAGCGGCAACGTCGCGCACAGCGCCACCCGAGGCCTGAACGTCGACAACGGCAACCAGGCGGACGGCAGCAGCACCGAGGTCATGAGCTACCGCCCCCGCACCACCCCCGCCGACTCCAGGAGCGCGCCCGTGCAGGCGACCTTCAGGGACTTCACGGCCTTCAAGAACCGCGACCGGGGCGTGTGGCTGCGCGGCGACACGCAACTCCTGCAGGGCGGCACCCTCGCCGACAACGCCGTCGGCGTGACCTTCGCCGCGCAGGACACCGCCAGCGACGGCACGCTGCTGGTGGGGGAGACCAGCAACGCCGGGCACCCGCCCAGCTGGGAAGCGACCGGCGACGGCGGCCGCTCCCTCCCGCGCCCGTGGGACGCGACCTTCCCCATCCGCGGCTTCGAGTTCTACGACGGCACCGTCGAGGTCCGCAACGCCACCCTCGCGCGCTTCACGCCCACCGCGCAACGCGGCGCGAGCGGCCTCGGGTACAACCGCCGGAACCCCTTCTCGCTCAGCCCGCAGAACGCCGCCAGCGGCCTGAAATGGCTGGACGCTTCCAACCGCGTCCTGCTCGAAGACCCCACGCCCGGCAAGGACGGCGACCTCGCCGCCGCGTTCCTCGACCGGGACGGCAGCGTGACCGGCACGCCCGGCCGGACCGTCGTCGCCAGCAACCCGCTCCTCACGCCTGGCTGCACCCGCACCGCCGCATGGAATGCCAGCGTGTGCGCCGGACCGTTCCTGCGCCTGTGGTTCTCGTCCGTCAGCGGCGAGAAGCCCGGCACCGTCACCGTGACTGGCGCGGGCGGCCAGGTGTCGCTGGTCGGCACGCCGTCCGCCGGGACGTCCTACTCCACCACCCTCCCCGTCGGCGGCCGGTACGCGCTGGGCTTGCCGCGCATCAACCACCTGCGCCTCGGTCTGGAACAGCTGAAGCCCGGCCAGTCGCTGCGCGTGGACCTGCCCTACACCGGCACGCCCTACCTGTACCGCGACTGGTGGGTGGACGCCCGCAACGCCCTGAAACAGGTGGACGCCGCCGCCCTCGACGCCACGCAGGGCGACGCGTACGCCCTCAGCGGCGGCACGCTGTCCCTGAAACTCATGGTGAAACCCACCGAGCAGGCCGCCGAAGTCGAACTCTGCACCACCCCCCTCTGCCAGTAG